One stretch of Caldalkalibacillus salinus DNA includes these proteins:
- the rsmI gene encoding 16S rRNA (cytidine(1402)-2'-O)-methyltransferase, whose translation MKVQKSFQAQRKVGSLTLVPTPIGNLQDMTFRAVDILRQADYIAAEDTRQTQKLLNHFDIHNKLVSYHEHNKRQSGQRILEDLRAGKHVALVSDAGMPGISDPGTDLVQAAITQDIPVISLPGPNAALTALVASGQSTDHFLFYGFLDRNKKKKKVQLDSLRRVPYAMIFYESPHRIKETLSAILHTLGNRQISLVREISKRHEEYVRGSVEDVFQWATEHTVRGEFCLIVSGHEDIATFALDAGEEKAWWEEMSVQEHVDTYINEGQTSKEAIKKVAKDRQVSKRDVYQTYHVRGDIGNKA comes from the coding sequence ATGAAAGTACAAAAAAGTTTTCAGGCGCAACGGAAGGTCGGTTCCCTAACGCTGGTTCCTACCCCCATTGGGAATTTACAAGATATGACCTTTAGAGCTGTGGACATACTCAGACAGGCAGACTATATTGCCGCTGAAGATACTAGACAGACCCAAAAGTTACTGAATCATTTTGATATACATAACAAACTGGTGAGTTATCACGAACATAACAAGCGCCAAAGTGGTCAGCGTATCTTAGAGGATTTACGAGCAGGGAAGCATGTCGCCCTCGTGTCTGATGCAGGCATGCCAGGGATATCAGACCCAGGAACGGACCTTGTACAGGCTGCCATCACTCAAGACATACCTGTCATTTCTTTACCGGGGCCTAATGCAGCACTCACAGCCCTCGTGGCTTCAGGGCAAAGCACAGATCACTTTTTATTTTATGGCTTTTTGGATCGCAATAAGAAAAAGAAAAAAGTGCAACTCGATTCACTTCGACGGGTACCTTATGCCATGATCTTCTATGAATCCCCACACCGTATTAAAGAGACACTGTCCGCTATCTTACATACGTTGGGTAATCGCCAAATATCACTTGTGCGTGAAATCAGTAAAAGGCATGAAGAGTACGTAAGGGGATCTGTGGAAGACGTTTTTCAATGGGCCACAGAGCACACTGTAAGAGGGGAGTTTTGTCTCATTGTCAGCGGCCATGAAGACATCGCCACTTTTGCTTTAGATGCTGGGGAAGAAAAAGCCTGGTGGGAGGAGATGTCTGTGCAAGAACATGTTGATACGTATATCAACGAAGGACAAACGTCCAAAGAGGCGATAAAAAAAGTGGCCAAAGATAGACAAGTATCTAAGAGAGACGTTTATCAGACTTACCATGTACGTGGCGACATAGGGAATAAAGCGTAA
- a CDS encoding AbrB/MazE/SpoVT family DNA-binding domain-containing protein codes for MLKSTGIVRKVDELGRVVIPIELRRTLGIAEKDALEIYVDGDKIILRKYEPRMACMVTGQISENNIALNDGKIILSPDAVKELLPTLEEYAKKHS; via the coding sequence ATGTTAAAAAGTACTGGTATTGTACGTAAGGTGGATGAGTTAGGCCGCGTTGTCATTCCAATTGAGCTTCGTCGTACGCTTGGAATTGCTGAGAAAGATGCACTCGAAATTTATGTTGATGGGGACAAGATCATTCTTCGAAAGTATGAACCTAGAATGGCCTGTATGGTTACGGGACAAATTAGTGAAAACAACATTGCCTTGAATGATGGCAAGATTATACTTAGCCCAGACGCTGTAAAAGAACTTCTACCAACGTTAGAAGAGTACGCGAAGAAGCATTCCTAA
- the metG gene encoding methionine--tRNA ligase, whose product MADQKTFYLTTPIYYPSDKLHIGHAYTTVAGDAMARYKRLRGYDVMFLTGTDEHGQKIERKAEEKGVSPQAFVDDIVSGIKLLWDKLDISYDDFIRTTQDRHKVVVQKIFERFLEQGDIYLDEYEGLYCTPCESFWTERQAADNVCPDCGRKVELVREKSYFFRMSKYADRLLQFYEENPDFIQPASRRNEMINNFIKPGLEDLCVSRTTFDWGIRVTSDPKHVIYVWIDALTNYITAIGYGAEDISLQEKYQRYWPADVHLVGKEIVRFHTIYWPIMLMALDLPLPKKVFAHGWLLMKDGKMSKSKGNVVDPVTLIERYSLDALRYYLLREVPFGADGVFTPEGFVERLNFDLANDLGNLLNRTVAMINKYFDGVVPERSSRLSEFDQGLEALALETVNKVEEAMDNMEFSVALTAIWQLVSRTNKYIDETQPWILAKEEEKRENLGSVLYHLAESLRMIAVLIQPFMTATPDKVFTQLGIQQGNKTAWDSLRQFGQLDAGVQVQKGQPIFPRLDMEEEVAYIVEAMSGSKPVTEEKAENDTAQDMQIEAPEVDEITIDDFTKVELRVGQIYEAEPVKKADKLLKLQVDLGYEKRQVVSGIAQYYKPEELVGQKVICVTNLKPVKLRGELSQGMILAGSAGDSLTLATVSDQLPNGAKVK is encoded by the coding sequence ATGGCAGATCAAAAAACGTTTTATCTGACAACACCGATTTATTACCCGTCCGACAAACTGCATATCGGTCACGCATATACGACAGTGGCAGGAGATGCGATGGCTCGATACAAGCGTTTAAGAGGCTATGATGTTATGTTTTTAACAGGAACGGACGAACATGGTCAAAAAATAGAACGTAAGGCGGAGGAAAAAGGGGTCAGTCCACAGGCGTTTGTCGATGACATTGTCAGCGGGATTAAGCTTCTTTGGGATAAGCTTGATATTTCTTACGATGATTTTATAAGAACAACGCAAGACAGACATAAAGTTGTGGTGCAGAAGATCTTTGAACGCTTTTTAGAACAAGGCGATATTTATCTTGATGAATATGAAGGTCTATACTGTACGCCTTGTGAGTCTTTTTGGACAGAGCGACAGGCAGCGGATAACGTCTGTCCGGATTGTGGGCGTAAAGTGGAACTTGTACGCGAGAAAAGCTACTTCTTCCGTATGAGTAAGTACGCTGACCGTTTATTACAATTCTACGAAGAGAACCCCGATTTCATCCAGCCTGCTTCAAGAAGAAACGAGATGATCAATAACTTTATTAAGCCTGGTCTGGAAGATTTATGTGTATCACGGACCACTTTTGATTGGGGTATTCGAGTGACGAGTGACCCGAAACATGTCATTTACGTCTGGATTGACGCCTTAACGAATTACATTACGGCCATTGGTTACGGGGCAGAAGATATCTCATTACAAGAGAAGTATCAGCGCTATTGGCCAGCTGATGTGCATTTGGTTGGGAAGGAGATCGTCCGTTTCCATACGATTTACTGGCCCATTATGCTCATGGCCTTAGATCTACCCCTACCGAAAAAAGTATTTGCACACGGATGGTTACTGATGAAAGACGGTAAAATGTCTAAATCTAAAGGCAATGTTGTTGACCCTGTTACGCTCATCGAACGTTATAGTTTGGATGCTCTAAGGTACTATTTATTGAGAGAGGTTCCATTCGGTGCCGATGGTGTGTTCACACCGGAAGGTTTCGTTGAACGGTTGAACTTCGATCTTGCCAATGACTTAGGAAATCTACTTAATCGAACGGTGGCCATGATCAATAAATATTTCGATGGCGTAGTACCTGAACGCTCAAGCCGTTTGTCTGAATTTGATCAGGGATTAGAAGCTTTAGCGCTAGAAACAGTAAACAAGGTTGAAGAGGCCATGGATAATATGGAGTTTTCTGTCGCGTTGACTGCGATATGGCAACTTGTAAGCCGGACGAATAAGTACATTGATGAAACTCAGCCTTGGATTCTAGCCAAGGAAGAGGAGAAGCGTGAGAATTTAGGTTCAGTGCTGTACCACTTAGCAGAATCTCTGAGAATGATCGCTGTTCTCATTCAGCCGTTTATGACAGCAACGCCTGATAAGGTCTTCACGCAATTAGGTATACAGCAAGGCAATAAGACAGCTTGGGATAGCTTACGCCAGTTTGGTCAGTTAGACGCTGGGGTCCAAGTACAAAAAGGTCAGCCCATTTTTCCGAGATTGGACATGGAAGAGGAAGTGGCTTATATCGTAGAAGCGATGAGTGGCAGCAAGCCCGTGACTGAGGAAAAGGCAGAGAATGATACAGCCCAGGATATGCAGATAGAGGCACCAGAAGTAGATGAAATCACCATTGATGACTTCACTAAGGTCGAACTGAGAGTGGGTCAAATTTACGAAGCGGAACCCGTTAAGAAGGCTGATAAACTGTTAAAGCTTCAAGTCGATTTGGGTTATGAGAAACGTCAAGTCGTCTCTGGTATCGCCCAGTATTACAAACCTGAGGAACTCGTAGGTCAAAAAGTGATCTGTGTCACGAACCTTAAACCCGTTAAGCTACGTGGAGAGCTTTCCCAAGGCATGATACTAGCAGGATCAGCAGGAGACTCCTTGACCCTGGCGACGGTGAGTGATCAATTACCAAACGGCGCTAAAGTGAAGTAA
- a CDS encoding TatD family hydrolase has product MLFDTHTHLNDHAFDEDREQVFARLQEADVSLLVNVGFNKETIPATLELAEQYDFVYAAVGWHPHDAKDCTQADLDWIEEIATTHPKVVAIGEMGLDYHWDNSPKEVQIDIFRQQIQLAKRVDKPIIIHDRDAHEDVVSILESEGAAEVGGIMHCFGGDIDIAQRCLDMNFYISFGGPITFKNAKEPKEVAKQIPLDRLLIETDSPYLTPHPYRGKRNETSYVQYVAQALADLKKLSYEEICHITQENGRKVFKLDV; this is encoded by the coding sequence ATGCTTTTTGACACCCATACACATTTGAATGACCACGCTTTTGACGAAGATCGAGAGCAGGTATTTGCTAGACTGCAAGAAGCGGATGTGTCTCTGCTCGTCAATGTAGGCTTTAACAAGGAGACGATTCCAGCTACCCTAGAATTAGCTGAACAGTATGATTTCGTATACGCTGCAGTGGGATGGCACCCGCACGACGCCAAGGATTGTACACAAGCCGATCTTGATTGGATAGAAGAGATTGCCACAACACATCCAAAAGTAGTCGCCATAGGGGAAATGGGACTCGATTATCACTGGGATAACTCACCCAAAGAAGTTCAAATAGATATCTTCCGCCAACAAATCCAACTAGCCAAGCGTGTTGACAAACCGATTATTATTCATGATCGAGACGCCCATGAGGACGTTGTCAGCATTCTAGAATCAGAAGGGGCAGCAGAAGTTGGAGGGATTATGCACTGCTTCGGCGGTGATATAGACATCGCCCAGCGTTGCTTGGATATGAACTTCTATATTTCATTTGGTGGCCCGATTACGTTTAAGAACGCGAAAGAACCCAAGGAAGTGGCTAAGCAAATACCACTAGATCGTTTACTGATTGAAACAGATAGTCCGTATTTAACGCCGCACCCTTATCGTGGGAAACGGAATGAAACAAGTTACGTTCAATATGTGGCACAAGCCTTGGCCGATCTAAAGAAATTGTCGTATGAGGAAATCTGTCACATCACGCAAGAAAATGGGCGTAAAGTATTTAAATTAGACGTCTAG
- a CDS encoding 3D domain-containing protein: protein MWSHIIDLMRNESKEDQLGPYVTQRFVLPVLMLTCLLSVAYGLVTYEIKVGVQLDGKHQEVSTQANTVEELMKELDVEVSHRDILQPSADTALESGLTVVWEPAKNVNLDYRGQRQSVWTTADTVEAFLEEENIKVQESEELNVALQDRIRHDQQIQIAHIEQEEVTETYTVPYQTIRREDDELLRGQERVVQKGIAGEGIDRFLVTWRNGEEYSREKISTEVVRKKQDKIVAVGTKASVSRGGYVFAPSRVLQDVTLTAYSARSAGKGKNDSQYGMTSSGTRASDGRTIAVDPNIIPIGTWVYIDGVGLRRAEDIGGAVRGNKIDVYFEDHNQAVSFGTRHGYTVYVIGPERPTASE, encoded by the coding sequence ATGTGGTCACACATCATTGATTTGATGAGAAACGAAAGCAAGGAAGACCAACTAGGCCCTTACGTTACACAAAGGTTTGTTCTCCCTGTGCTCATGCTCACTTGCCTATTATCTGTGGCTTATGGCCTAGTGACCTACGAAATAAAAGTAGGCGTGCAGCTTGATGGGAAGCATCAGGAGGTTAGCACGCAAGCGAATACGGTTGAAGAATTAATGAAAGAACTAGATGTAGAGGTATCCCACCGTGATATCCTTCAGCCCTCCGCAGATACAGCCCTAGAAAGTGGTCTTACGGTTGTATGGGAACCAGCTAAAAATGTCAATTTAGATTATAGAGGCCAGCGCCAGTCTGTATGGACAACAGCCGATACGGTAGAAGCGTTCCTAGAGGAAGAGAACATTAAAGTTCAAGAGTCAGAAGAACTCAACGTTGCATTGCAAGATCGTATACGTCACGATCAGCAAATACAAATCGCTCATATTGAGCAAGAGGAAGTAACCGAAACTTATACTGTTCCTTATCAAACGATTCGTAGAGAAGATGATGAGCTCTTACGAGGACAGGAGCGAGTCGTACAAAAAGGGATCGCAGGAGAAGGCATCGACCGTTTTCTAGTGACTTGGAGGAACGGAGAAGAATATAGTAGGGAGAAGATCTCTACTGAAGTTGTACGGAAAAAACAGGATAAAATTGTAGCTGTTGGGACTAAAGCAAGCGTGTCTCGAGGCGGATACGTTTTTGCTCCTTCACGTGTCCTTCAGGACGTCACCTTAACCGCTTACTCTGCTAGGTCAGCTGGTAAGGGAAAGAATGATTCCCAGTACGGGATGACAAGTTCTGGGACACGAGCCTCAGATGGACGGACCATCGCAGTGGACCCTAATATTATTCCTATTGGCACTTGGGTGTATATAGACGGCGTTGGGCTTCGCCGTGCTGAGGATATCGGTGGGGCTGTTAGAGGTAACAAAATTGATGTTTATTTTGAAGATCATAATCAAGCCGTGTCTTTTGGCACTCGCCATGGGTATACAGTGTATGTCATAGGCCCAGAGAGGCCAACAGCTAGCGAGTAG
- the rnmV gene encoding ribonuclease M5 → MKIDEIIVVEGRDDTVAVQRAVDADTIETGGSALNEEKLNRIRLAQERRGVIVLTDPDYPGERIRKLIDEAVPGCKHAFIPKALALSKRGKLGVEHASPGAIRAALKDVKYAHHKKEEADSEYDAFAPTISTLQAYGLVGSQEASRLRALMGENLGIGYCNAKQFQKRLQSFRVTQVEFEQAYARARQESQYE, encoded by the coding sequence ATGAAAATAGATGAAATAATCGTTGTTGAGGGACGTGATGATACGGTCGCCGTACAGCGTGCCGTTGATGCTGACACCATTGAGACAGGTGGTTCAGCGTTGAATGAAGAAAAGCTGAACCGCATCCGCCTAGCCCAAGAAAGAAGGGGCGTGATCGTTTTAACGGACCCCGATTACCCAGGGGAGCGGATACGGAAATTAATTGATGAGGCTGTACCCGGTTGCAAGCATGCCTTTATCCCCAAGGCGTTAGCGCTATCTAAGAGAGGCAAACTAGGGGTGGAACACGCTAGCCCTGGAGCAATTCGAGCGGCATTAAAGGATGTCAAATACGCTCATCATAAGAAAGAAGAGGCAGATTCAGAATATGATGCCTTTGCCCCTACAATCTCAACGTTGCAAGCATACGGATTAGTTGGAAGTCAGGAAGCGAGCCGGTTACGTGCATTAATGGGGGAAAATTTAGGCATTGGCTACTGTAATGCGAAACAGTTTCAAAAGAGGTTGCAATCGTTCCGCGTGACACAGGTAGAATTTGAACAAGCTTATGCACGAGCAAGACAGGAGAGTCAATATGAATAA
- the rsmA gene encoding 16S rRNA (adenine(1518)-N(6)/adenine(1519)-N(6))-dimethyltransferase RsmA — MNKDIATPLRTKAILNQYGFSFKKSLGQNFVIDAQLLENIVETADVREQDGVIEVGPGIGALTEQVARKAKKVLAFEIDQRLIPVLKDTLQPYPHVSVINQDVLKADLPAIIQEHFTQVERVHIVANLPYYITTPILMHILQSGVPYTNLVVMVQKEVADRLAAVPGTKSYGSLSIAVQYFAQAKVVKTVPKSVFIPQPHVESAIIKLERREQPPVVVRSESYFFKVVKASFAQRRKTLVNNLQSFLGQSYSKSDIQDMLDAVHIDGKRRGESLTMDEFATLSDALYQHTGSE; from the coding sequence ATGAATAAAGATATCGCCACACCACTAAGAACAAAAGCCATACTTAACCAGTACGGGTTTTCCTTTAAAAAGAGTCTGGGCCAGAATTTTGTTATCGATGCCCAGCTATTAGAAAACATTGTAGAGACAGCTGATGTGAGGGAACAAGACGGCGTGATTGAGGTTGGACCGGGAATCGGTGCGTTAACGGAACAAGTGGCACGAAAAGCAAAAAAGGTGCTAGCTTTTGAAATCGACCAAAGGCTGATACCCGTTCTAAAAGATACTTTGCAACCCTATCCTCACGTTTCAGTGATCAATCAAGATGTCCTCAAAGCAGATTTGCCAGCTATCATACAGGAACACTTCACACAGGTAGAGAGGGTTCACATTGTAGCCAATTTGCCTTACTATATCACGACCCCTATCCTCATGCACATCTTGCAATCTGGTGTGCCATATACGAATCTTGTCGTGATGGTACAAAAGGAAGTGGCCGATCGTCTAGCCGCTGTGCCAGGCACCAAGAGTTACGGCTCATTATCGATCGCCGTACAATATTTTGCCCAAGCTAAGGTAGTCAAAACCGTACCCAAATCTGTATTTATCCCCCAACCTCATGTTGAATCTGCCATTATTAAGCTTGAGCGAAGAGAACAACCGCCCGTCGTTGTGCGAAGTGAATCGTACTTTTTTAAAGTCGTCAAAGCGAGCTTTGCTCAACGGCGAAAGACATTAGTGAATAACTTACAAAGCTTTTTAGGTCAATCGTACTCAAAGTCAGACATTCAAGACATGCTTGATGCAGTCCATATCGATGGCAAAAGGCGAGGCGAGTCCCTTACAATGGACGAGTTTGCCACGTTAAGTGATGCGCTATATCAACATACGGGTAGTGAATAA
- the yabG gene encoding sporulation peptidase YabG: MSFNVGDIVGRKSYDVDVHFRIISIDRNEQIAELKGVDMRLFADSPLGDLVKIDDGTRGRKQMEEEERTSSSLQEIKHKREYGESYFELPGRVLHMDGDQTYLKKCMEVYRELQIPVYGIHVPETEMPKRLLSLLKQIQPDILIMTGHDAYSKSKGEKDDINAYRHSSQFREAVHKAREYERNRDQLIIFAGACQSHFEALISAGANFASSPERVNIHALDPVFIVEKACYTPINQIISVRQILYYSVTGSSGLGGIDTRGTLRVGKPGIQEDDDDASDDQDVYDI, translated from the coding sequence ATGTCTTTTAATGTTGGAGATATTGTGGGTAGGAAATCGTATGATGTTGATGTGCATTTTCGGATTATCTCAATTGACCGCAACGAACAAATAGCAGAATTAAAAGGGGTCGACATGCGTCTGTTTGCAGACTCTCCATTGGGGGATCTGGTCAAAATAGACGATGGTACCAGAGGGAGAAAACAGATGGAAGAGGAGGAACGCACCTCGAGCTCCCTGCAAGAAATCAAACATAAAAGAGAGTATGGAGAATCCTATTTTGAGCTCCCTGGACGCGTCTTGCATATGGATGGGGATCAGACTTACCTCAAAAAATGTATGGAAGTCTATAGGGAGCTCCAGATCCCTGTTTATGGCATTCATGTTCCTGAGACAGAAATGCCAAAGCGTCTCTTATCTCTATTGAAACAAATACAGCCCGACATTCTAATCATGACCGGGCATGATGCATACAGTAAATCAAAGGGTGAAAAAGATGACATCAATGCGTACCGTCACTCCTCCCAATTCCGTGAGGCGGTGCACAAAGCACGAGAATATGAGCGTAATAGAGATCAATTGATTATATTTGCAGGGGCGTGTCAGTCGCATTTTGAGGCCTTAATCTCAGCAGGTGCTAATTTTGCAAGCTCACCAGAGCGGGTGAATATACATGCGTTGGATCCCGTTTTTATCGTGGAAAAAGCATGTTACACACCCATTAATCAGATTATTAGTGTGCGTCAAATTCTTTATTATTCCGTTACAGGAAGTTCTGGTCTGGGTGGGATAGACACGAGGGGGACATTACGCGTTGGTAAACCGGGCATACAAGAAGATGATGACGATGCCTCGGATGATCAAGACGTATACGACATATGA
- the veg gene encoding biofilm formation stimulator Veg, which produces MGRNALMDIKRSLDEHIGQKIMLKANGGRRKTVEREGVLEETYPSVFIVKLDEETNSFERVSYSYADILTETVELTVCQDEDNQIRISYVKQ; this is translated from the coding sequence ATGGGAAGAAATGCGTTAATGGATATTAAACGTAGCTTAGATGAACACATCGGACAAAAGATCATGCTGAAGGCCAATGGAGGCAGACGCAAGACGGTTGAGCGCGAGGGTGTTCTTGAAGAGACGTATCCTTCAGTATTCATCGTTAAACTAGATGAAGAAACGAACTCCTTTGAACGGGTCTCCTACAGTTACGCAGATATACTAACAGAAACGGTCGAGCTCACAGTATGCCAAGACGAAGACAATCAAATTCGTATCTCCTACGTAAAACAGTAA
- a CDS encoding small, acid-soluble spore protein, alpha/beta type, whose amino-acid sequence MARRRGIMSDALKYELAKELGFYDTVQQEGWGGIKSRDAGNMVKRAIEIAEQNLANQQQNQK is encoded by the coding sequence ATGGCCAGAAGAAGAGGGATCATGTCAGACGCATTGAAGTACGAACTAGCCAAGGAGCTAGGCTTCTATGATACCGTTCAACAGGAAGGCTGGGGCGGTATCAAGTCGAGAGATGCGGGTAATATGGTCAAAAGAGCAATTGAGATTGCGGAGCAAAATTTAGCCAATCAACAACAAAACCAGAAGTAG
- the ispE gene encoding 4-(cytidine 5'-diphospho)-2-C-methyl-D-erythritol kinase, which produces MGLTMKAPAKINLTLDVLHKREDGYHEVEMVMTSIDLADHLHMVSRKDMDIHVECTTSFVPTDQRNLVYQAAKRLQARFNIKQGVHITIQKKIPVAAGLAGGSSDAAACIKGLNQLWGLRLTTNEMAALGAEIGSDVSFCIYGGTALATGRGEKIIPLPAPPPFWVILAKPPIGVSTGNIYGKLKADQIKAHPDTERMIEAIKEKDFELITASLGNVLEEVTLYEHPQVGQIKERMKRYGADGVLMSGSGPTVFGITQKESRMRKIYHALKGFCRDVYVVRSLGER; this is translated from the coding sequence ATGGGATTAACAATGAAAGCACCAGCGAAAATAAATTTGACTTTAGACGTATTACATAAAAGAGAAGACGGTTATCATGAAGTCGAAATGGTGATGACCTCAATAGATTTAGCGGACCATTTACACATGGTGTCTCGAAAAGACATGGACATTCATGTTGAGTGTACGACAAGCTTTGTGCCCACTGATCAACGCAACCTCGTTTATCAGGCCGCCAAACGCCTACAAGCCCGATTTAATATTAAACAAGGTGTACATATTACCATTCAAAAAAAGATACCCGTAGCAGCTGGATTAGCTGGCGGGAGTAGTGATGCGGCAGCATGCATCAAAGGATTAAATCAATTATGGGGCTTAAGGTTAACAACGAATGAAATGGCAGCGCTAGGAGCAGAGATAGGGTCAGATGTTTCATTTTGTATATATGGGGGAACAGCATTGGCCACAGGACGTGGTGAGAAAATTATCCCTTTACCAGCGCCACCTCCATTTTGGGTGATCTTGGCTAAACCGCCTATTGGTGTTTCTACGGGAAATATATACGGTAAGCTTAAGGCGGACCAAATTAAGGCGCATCCTGATACCGAACGCATGATTGAAGCGATTAAAGAAAAGGATTTTGAATTGATTACGGCCTCATTAGGTAATGTGCTAGAGGAAGTCACACTATATGAACACCCACAGGTCGGACAGATCAAAGAACGGATGAAACGTTATGGTGCGGACGGTGTCCTTATGTCTGGAAGCGGACCCACTGTCTTTGGAATTACCCAAAAGGAATCGCGTATGCGCAAGATATATCATGCGCTAAAAGGATTTTGTCGCGATGTTTACGTCGTGCGTTCGTTGGGTGAAAGATAA
- the purR gene encoding pur operon repressor: MKKLRRSARIADMTQYLLERPRLLLPLTLFSERYGSAKSSISEDLQIIKDVFVMEGVGDLETVPGAAGGVKFLPDVHMAQVEEWMQELMQGLRTEQRMLPGGYLYLSDYLHQPQIVNKIGKIFGSLFAAQDVDCVMTVETKGIPLAYATAQVLNVPIVIARRDTKVMEGSVVSINYVSGSSKRIQTMSLSRRALPESSKVVIVDDFMKAGGTIRGMMDLLQEFKAEVVGACVFMESDTTTHRIVDEVYSLIRFNHDEQVQEPINLTLGNIFDKHSDKG, from the coding sequence ATGAAGAAATTACGTAGAAGTGCAAGGATTGCCGATATGACGCAATATTTACTCGAACGCCCTCGTCTCCTCCTTCCATTAACGCTATTCTCTGAACGATACGGGTCGGCCAAATCTTCAATCAGTGAAGATCTACAAATTATTAAAGATGTGTTCGTCATGGAAGGCGTTGGTGACTTAGAAACAGTTCCAGGCGCAGCTGGCGGTGTGAAATTCCTTCCTGACGTCCATATGGCTCAGGTAGAAGAATGGATGCAGGAATTGATGCAGGGCTTAAGAACTGAACAGCGAATGTTACCAGGAGGTTACCTTTATCTTTCCGATTATTTGCACCAGCCGCAAATCGTGAACAAGATAGGTAAAATATTCGGTTCATTGTTCGCAGCGCAAGATGTCGATTGTGTCATGACAGTGGAGACGAAAGGGATACCATTAGCCTATGCCACAGCCCAAGTATTGAATGTCCCCATTGTCATTGCCAGAAGGGATACGAAAGTGATGGAGGGCTCTGTGGTCAGCATTAATTATGTATCCGGGTCAAGCAAACGCATACAAACCATGTCTCTGTCTAGAAGAGCGTTGCCTGAAAGTTCTAAAGTTGTCATAGTCGATGATTTTATGAAGGCAGGAGGCACAATTCGGGGTATGATGGACCTGTTACAAGAGTTCAAAGCAGAGGTCGTAGGGGCCTGTGTTTTCATGGAATCAGATACGACTACGCACCGGATTGTTGATGAGGTTTACTCATTAATACGTTTTAACCATGACGAACAAGTTCAAGAACCGATTAACTTAACCTTAGGTAATATTTTTGATAAACATAGCGATAAAGGCTAA
- a CDS encoding RidA family protein has product MAEKKIIQTDEAPQAIGPYSQAVKMGPFVYTSGQIPLTKDGSLIEGDVQAQTKQVLENVTAVLKAAGCEISDVIKTTVFIDDMSEFQLVNEVYERYFADTKPARSCVEVAGLPKQVKVEIECIAYLSE; this is encoded by the coding sequence ATGGCAGAGAAAAAGATAATCCAAACGGATGAGGCACCCCAAGCGATTGGCCCCTACTCACAGGCTGTTAAAATGGGCCCGTTTGTATACACATCAGGCCAAATTCCACTAACAAAAGACGGATCGTTAATTGAAGGAGATGTACAAGCTCAAACGAAACAGGTATTAGAGAACGTAACAGCGGTCCTCAAGGCCGCTGGGTGCGAAATATCTGATGTGATCAAGACAACGGTGTTTATCGATGACATGAGTGAGTTTCAATTAGTGAATGAGGTCTACGAACGCTATTTTGCAGACACAAAACCCGCAAGGTCTTGCGTTGAAGTGGCTGGCTTACCCAAGCAGGTCAAAGTGGAGATAGAATGCATCGCTTACCTTTCAGAATAG
- the spoVG gene encoding septation regulator SpoVG, which translates to MEVTDVRLRRVNTEGRMRAIASITIDNEFVVHDIRVIDGNNGMFVAMPSKRTPDGEFRDIAHPISSATREKIQTAVLAEYEAVGEQEDMEVEEAGA; encoded by the coding sequence ATGGAGGTTACTGACGTTAGACTCCGCCGTGTCAACACGGAGGGAAGAATGCGAGCAATTGCTTCTATCACTATCGATAACGAATTTGTAGTGCATGATATTCGCGTCATCGATGGAAATAATGGTATGTTTGTGGCGATGCCATCTAAACGTACACCAGACGGAGAGTTTCGTGACATTGCACACCCGATCTCTTCCGCAACTCGTGAGAAAATCCAAACAGCTGTACTAGCTGAATACGAGGCAGTTGGTGAGCAAGAAGATATGGAAGTGGAAGAAGCAGGGGCTTAA